A region of Candidatus Diapherotrites archaeon DNA encodes the following proteins:
- a CDS encoding DUF1616 domain-containing protein yields MVLEIIYGFASLAFALLVPGYFFCLGFFPQKGDIDGLERLAFSLVFSITLLPLLVLFENILLGVRIVFVTVAANMALIILCGLLLYLVRTKKVPFPGLFYKFVPAVPKGEEFPVIPVK; encoded by the coding sequence ATGGTTCTGGAAATAATTTACGGCTTTGCCTCGCTGGCATTCGCGTTGCTCGTGCCGGGCTATTTTTTCTGCCTCGGCTTTTTTCCGCAAAAAGGCGACATTGACGGGTTGGAACGCCTGGCATTCTCGCTTGTCTTTTCCATAACGCTTCTGCCATTGCTCGTGCTCTTCGAAAACATCCTTCTCGGCGTGCGCATAGTTTTCGTGACAGTCGCGGCGAACATGGCCTTGATAATCCTGTGCGGCCTTCTGCTCTACCTTGTGCGCACGAAAAAGGTTCCTTTTCCCGGCCTGTTCTACAAGTTCGTTCCGGCAGTGCCAAAAGGCGAAGAGTTTCCGGTAATTCCGGTAAAGTAG
- a CDS encoding SDR family oxidoreductase: MSSVLVVGRGFLGEKLLTVFSAEGFETHCASIGTESEFALDIADRKRVFSCLERFAPETVFLCASLTNVDACEADPAKAAGVNVLGAKNVLDACIEFNARPVFFSTDFVFDGEKGDYRENDLPNPLNVYGKTKLEAERLFLKRADALVLRISSLYGRNSENDKQTFLNWVLGSLSAGKSVPVFTDQKTSPALIDDIAGACLKLLDRDAHGLFHCTGSEAVSRFGFAEKAAEVFGLDKSLLRSVSSDEVWQAAKRPRDSSLCIKKLEGKGVAMSDVSQGLEKVKRGFA, from the coding sequence ATGTCATCCGTTCTCGTTGTCGGCAGGGGCTTTCTCGGGGAAAAGCTTTTGACGGTTTTTTCGGCGGAAGGATTTGAAACGCACTGCGCGTCAATCGGCACGGAAAGCGAATTTGCGCTTGACATCGCGGACCGCAAAAGGGTTTTTTCGTGCCTTGAAAGGTTTGCGCCTGAAACGGTTTTTTTGTGCGCCTCCCTGACGAACGTTGACGCGTGCGAGGCCGATCCTGCAAAAGCCGCGGGTGTGAATGTTCTGGGCGCGAAAAACGTCTTGGACGCGTGCATCGAATTCAATGCGCGGCCGGTTTTTTTTTCGACCGATTTTGTTTTCGACGGCGAAAAAGGCGATTACAGGGAAAACGATTTGCCGAACCCTTTGAACGTTTACGGGAAGACGAAGCTTGAGGCGGAAAGGCTTTTCCTGAAGCGGGCCGATGCACTGGTTCTGCGCATTTCAAGCCTTTACGGCCGCAACTCGGAAAACGACAAGCAGACGTTCCTCAACTGGGTTTTAGGCAGCCTTTCCGCCGGCAAAAGCGTTCCGGTTTTCACTGACCAGAAAACCTCTCCGGCCCTGATCGACGACATTGCAGGCGCGTGCCTGAAGCTTTTGGACAGGGACGCGCATGGCCTGTTCCATTGCACCGGCAGTGAGGCGGTTTCGCGTTTCGGTTTCGCGGAAAAAGCCGCGGAAGTTTTCGGCCTGGACAAAAGCCTGCTCCGCTCGGTCTCCTCGGATGAAGTCTGGCAGGCCGCGAAAAGGCCCCGTGATTCCAGCCTGTGCATAAAAAAGCTTGAAGGAAAAGGCGTTGCAATGTCAGACGTTTCGCAGGGCCTTGAAAAAGTGAAACGCGGTTTTGCCTGA
- a CDS encoding nucleotidyltransferase family protein: protein MHAAKKIGKAFILAGGKGERLMPLTKDTPKVMVEVKGKPILEYNVELAKRFGAKEVVLGVGHLHEKIRDYFGTGKKFGVKIVYSVEKEFFGTGGALKLAQGFFDSDFLMMNGDELKDFNPEPILKTHFAEGAVATLALKEIHDASEFGAVRLEGGRITSFDEKNAVTKNATVSAGLYILGPEIFNYLPDGKSSIERDAFPKIAAKGKLFGVLCQGQWLPTDNLARLEKARKDWQGKQK, encoded by the coding sequence ATGCATGCGGCAAAAAAAATCGGAAAGGCATTCATTCTTGCGGGGGGAAAAGGCGAACGGCTCATGCCTTTGACCAAGGACACGCCCAAGGTCATGGTCGAAGTGAAAGGCAAACCAATCCTCGAATACAACGTTGAACTCGCGAAAAGGTTCGGCGCAAAAGAAGTCGTTTTGGGCGTCGGGCACCTGCATGAAAAAATCCGCGATTATTTCGGCACGGGAAAAAAATTCGGCGTGAAAATCGTTTACAGCGTTGAAAAAGAATTCTTTGGCACGGGCGGGGCGCTGAAGCTCGCGCAAGGCTTTTTCGATTCGGATTTCCTGATGATGAACGGCGACGAGCTTAAAGACTTCAATCCGGAACCGATTCTCAAAACGCATTTCGCCGAAGGGGCGGTTGCAACGCTCGCACTAAAGGAAATCCATGATGCCTCGGAATTCGGCGCAGTGAGGCTTGAAGGCGGCAGGATAACGAGCTTTGACGAAAAAAATGCCGTGACAAAAAACGCAACCGTTAGCGCCGGCCTCTACATCCTCGGCCCGGAGATTTTCAATTACCTGCCGGACGGAAAGTCGAGCATCGAGCGCGACGCGTTCCCGAAAATCGCCGCGAAAGGAAAGCTGTTCGGGGTTCTTTGCCAGGGCCAATGGCTGCCGACAGACAACCTTGCGAGACTTGAGAAAGCAAGAAAGGACTGGCAGGGCAAACAAAAGTAG
- a CDS encoding nucleotide sugar dehydrogenase: protein MKTKTVCVAGLGYVGLPIALEFARHFKCIGFDTSRKRIEELSAGNDRNNETPSAELKKTKAQFTADENRIREADLVIVTVPTPVTEDNLPDLSFVEGASRTVGRNLKKGAIVVFESTVYPGATEEVCAPILEKESGLKCGRDFKIGYSPERINPGDKEHSLSKVKKVVSGMDNESAEEIAQCYSKIIGAGVFRAKNIKTAEAAKVIENIQRDLNIALVNELSLVFEKMGIDTEEVLEAAGTKWNFLRFRPGLVGGHCIPVDPYYLTWKAEQLGYTPNVILAGRETNNSMPLHAAGLLFSALAEAGKKPENARILVLGLTFKENVKDPRNSGAEKILKALKGRVKETIAFDPLLENEEVEKEFGVKNTAPEKIAGKVDAIIIAAAHDKIRAIGLHGLKALCNERPCLVDPKWVFSRAEAEKAGFIYKRF, encoded by the coding sequence ATGAAAACAAAAACTGTCTGCGTTGCCGGCCTTGGATACGTTGGATTGCCCATTGCATTGGAATTTGCCCGGCACTTCAAATGCATCGGCTTCGACACCAGCAGGAAACGAATTGAAGAGCTTTCAGCCGGAAACGACCGCAACAACGAAACGCCTTCCGCGGAACTCAAAAAAACAAAAGCGCAGTTCACTGCAGACGAAAATCGCATCCGCGAAGCAGACCTGGTCATAGTGACAGTGCCCACGCCGGTAACGGAAGACAATCTTCCGGACCTGTCATTCGTCGAAGGCGCGTCAAGGACGGTCGGCAGGAACCTCAAAAAGGGCGCGATTGTCGTGTTCGAGTCAACGGTCTACCCCGGCGCGACTGAAGAGGTTTGCGCGCCCATACTTGAAAAGGAATCCGGCCTGAAATGCGGCAGGGATTTCAAAATAGGCTATTCGCCTGAACGCATTAATCCGGGCGACAAGGAACATTCCCTGTCAAAAGTCAAAAAGGTTGTTTCGGGAATGGACAATGAAAGCGCGGAAGAAATCGCGCAATGCTATTCAAAAATAATCGGAGCCGGAGTTTTCAGGGCCAAAAACATCAAAACCGCGGAAGCCGCAAAGGTCATTGAAAACATACAGCGCGACCTCAACATAGCGCTGGTCAACGAGCTGTCGCTCGTCTTCGAAAAAATGGGCATAGACACCGAAGAAGTTCTTGAGGCCGCGGGAACAAAATGGAATTTCCTCAGATTCAGGCCCGGCCTGGTCGGAGGGCACTGCATTCCGGTCGACCCGTATTATCTCACATGGAAAGCCGAACAGCTCGGCTATACTCCCAACGTCATTCTTGCCGGACGGGAGACCAACAATTCAATGCCGTTGCATGCCGCCGGACTACTTTTCTCTGCTCTTGCCGAAGCCGGAAAAAAACCGGAAAACGCCCGCATCCTTGTTCTCGGCCTGACTTTCAAGGAAAACGTCAAGGACCCGCGCAATTCGGGCGCGGAAAAAATCCTGAAGGCACTCAAAGGCAGGGTAAAGGAGACGATTGCATTCGATCCTCTGCTCGAAAACGAGGAAGTCGAAAAAGAATTCGGCGTGAAAAACACCGCTCCGGAAAAAATTGCCGGAAAAGTCGACGCAATAATCATTGCTGCAGCGCACGACAAAATCAGGGCAATCGGCCTGCATGGGCTGAAAGCATTGTGCAATGAAAGGCCGTGCCTCGTGGACCCCAAATGGGTTTTTTCCCGCGCTGAAGCGGAAAAGGCGGGCTTCATTTACAAGAGATTTTGA
- a CDS encoding UDP-glucose/GDP-mannose dehydrogenase family protein produces the protein MKKVCCLANVKNVCVVGTGYVGLVAGACFADMGHNVTCVDIDERKISMLRAGKIPIFEPGLGELVRRNSANGRLSFTTSLPEAVGKCAIIFIAVGTPPKEDGTADLSFVRAVAKEIALSAKEPKIVVEKSTVPVETGEMVLEILAANSHGNVSFEVVSNPEFLREGSAVGDFMKPDRIVVGTDSEHARKELGELYAPLKAKILFTDIKSAEIIKHAANSFLATKISFINSVAMLSEAVGADIKLIAEGVGLDSRIGPKFLNAGIGYGGSCFPKDVSAFIQIADRHGVNFSILKEVENVNKGLRPLFVGKIEKAVGGVKGKKIAVLGLAFKPDTDDMREAPSVDIISALAEKGARVFAFDPEAEERAKSLISSGNVSYCGNEFDAIQDADALVILTEWPQFAKLDLARVKSALKSPVVIDGRNIFEKAEMARRGFTYVSIGR, from the coding sequence ATGAAAAAGGTGTGTTGTTTGGCGAATGTGAAGAACGTGTGCGTTGTGGGAACGGGTTACGTCGGTTTGGTTGCGGGCGCCTGCTTCGCCGACATGGGCCACAACGTAACGTGCGTCGACATAGACGAGAGGAAGATTTCGATGCTCAGGGCCGGCAAAATCCCGATTTTCGAGCCGGGCCTCGGGGAACTTGTCAGGAGAAATTCCGCCAACGGGAGGCTTTCGTTCACGACAAGCCTGCCTGAAGCGGTCGGCAAATGCGCCATCATTTTCATTGCCGTCGGCACGCCTCCCAAGGAGGATGGCACCGCCGACCTGTCTTTCGTGCGCGCGGTTGCGAAGGAAATAGCCTTGTCAGCGAAGGAGCCGAAAATCGTGGTTGAAAAGTCCACGGTTCCGGTTGAAACCGGCGAGATGGTCCTTGAAATCCTGGCCGCGAACTCGCACGGCAATGTTTCGTTCGAGGTCGTTTCCAACCCGGAATTTTTGCGCGAGGGCTCCGCTGTCGGCGATTTCATGAAGCCCGACAGGATTGTCGTTGGCACGGATTCTGAGCATGCGCGGAAGGAGCTGGGGGAATTGTACGCTCCGCTCAAGGCAAAAATCCTGTTCACCGACATAAAGAGCGCGGAAATAATCAAGCATGCCGCCAACTCGTTCCTTGCCACGAAGATTTCGTTCATCAATTCGGTTGCAATGCTTTCCGAGGCCGTCGGCGCCGACATAAAGCTTATCGCGGAAGGCGTCGGCCTGGACAGCCGCATCGGCCCCAAGTTCCTGAACGCGGGCATAGGCTACGGGGGCAGCTGTTTTCCAAAGGACGTTTCGGCGTTCATCCAGATAGCGGACAGGCATGGCGTAAATTTTTCAATACTCAAGGAAGTGGAAAACGTAAACAAGGGGCTGAGGCCGCTTTTCGTCGGGAAAATCGAAAAGGCGGTCGGAGGGGTCAAGGGCAAAAAAATAGCTGTCTTGGGCCTTGCCTTCAAGCCGGACACTGATGACATGCGCGAGGCCCCGAGCGTGGACATAATCAGCGCTCTCGCTGAAAAGGGCGCCAGGGTTTTTGCATTCGATCCAGAGGCGGAAGAGCGCGCAAAAAGCCTTATAAGTTCCGGCAATGTTTCGTATTGCGGCAACGAGTTTGACGCGATTCAGGATGCGGACGCGCTTGTAATCCTTACGGAATGGCCGCAGTTTGCAAAACTCGACCTGGCCAGGGTCAAGTCTGCCTTGAAATCGCCGGTAGTGATTGATGGCAGGAACATCTTCGAAAAGGCGGAGATGGCAAGGCGCGGTTTCACTTACGTTTCAATCGGAAGGTAA
- a CDS encoding SDR family oxidoreductase yields the protein MESVVVTGGSGFIGSHLCDLLLGKGHRVFCADNFCTGQKKNVAHLLENRNFSLIEHDIAVPLRLDEKIGKVFNLASPASPADFEKIPFEIIRTNTDGVRNMLEFAKKNNAVFLQASTSEVYGEPLEHPQRESYNGNVSMLGERACYDESKRLAETIVSLYRRKHGVDAKIIRIFNTYGPRMRENDGRVIPNFIPSALAGKPITVYGNGSQTRSFCYVSDLVAGIHAMMDSKAPGPVNLGNPQEITVKALAEKIVALTGSKSRIVFKPLPQDDPTRRKPDISLAKKALGWEPKVSLDDGLKKTIDYFAGR from the coding sequence ATGGAATCTGTTGTTGTAACGGGCGGTTCGGGCTTCATCGGTTCGCATCTCTGCGACCTTCTGCTTGGAAAAGGCCACAGGGTTTTCTGCGCCGACAATTTCTGCACGGGGCAGAAAAAAAACGTGGCGCACCTTCTGGAGAACAGGAATTTTTCCCTGATTGAGCACGACATTGCAGTGCCACTGCGCCTTGATGAAAAAATCGGCAAGGTTTTCAATCTCGCCTCGCCTGCATCGCCCGCGGATTTCGAAAAAATTCCCTTTGAAATCATCCGCACGAACACGGATGGCGTGAGGAACATGCTTGAGTTCGCGAAAAAAAACAACGCGGTTTTCCTTCAGGCATCGACTTCCGAGGTTTATGGGGAGCCGCTGGAGCACCCGCAGAGGGAATCCTACAACGGCAATGTTTCAATGCTGGGCGAAAGGGCGTGCTATGACGAGTCCAAGCGCCTTGCCGAAACCATTGTCAGCCTTTACCGCAGGAAACATGGAGTGGACGCGAAAATCATCCGCATTTTCAACACTTACGGGCCGCGCATGAGGGAAAACGACGGCCGCGTCATACCGAATTTCATTCCAAGCGCCCTCGCGGGAAAACCCATAACGGTTTACGGCAACGGCTCGCAGACAAGGTCGTTCTGCTATGTTTCGGATCTGGTTGCAGGCATTCATGCCATGATGGATTCCAAGGCGCCCGGGCCCGTCAATCTCGGCAACCCGCAGGAAATAACCGTCAAGGCGCTTGCGGAAAAAATTGTTGCGCTCACCGGCTCGAAATCGAGGATAGTTTTCAAACCGCTTCCGCAGGACGACCCCACAAGGCGGAAGCCCGACATTTCCCTTGCGAAAAAAGCGCTGGGCTGGGAACCGAAAGTTTCATTGGACGATGGCCTGAAAAAAACCATTGATTATTTTGCGGGCAGGTGA
- a CDS encoding nucleotidyltransferase family protein has protein sequence MRVRATITIKKDLLEQVDRLVDGTSIRSRSQAMESLLSKILSDFRLSQALVLAGGRKSELLWNGRPKFLEKINDKALLQTVMDSIHEFNVNNFLVYVDSNAEEIISGIRAKSPPYAVDFIEGDRPTGTISPLLKAKARLKDTFLVAYGDTITSINLNDMLSFHRKNKAIATVALTTVSNPKKYGVATLEGNNIVDFVQKPTKNVQSYLVNAGYFIFEPEIFKYVSRNMENIERDLFPKLAEKRLLFGYPFQGVYLNVNSREDLRKAEILL, from the coding sequence ATGAGAGTCAGGGCGACCATAACTATCAAGAAGGACCTGCTTGAGCAGGTCGACAGGCTTGTGGACGGCACAAGCATCAGGAGCCGGAGCCAGGCAATGGAAAGCCTTCTAAGCAAGATCCTCTCCGACTTCAGGCTCAGCCAGGCGCTTGTGCTCGCGGGCGGAAGGAAAAGCGAACTGCTGTGGAACGGCAGGCCGAAATTCCTCGAAAAAATAAACGACAAGGCCCTGCTCCAGACGGTAATGGACTCCATCCACGAATTCAACGTCAACAATTTCCTGGTCTACGTTGACAGCAATGCCGAGGAAATCATTTCAGGCATCAGGGCGAAAAGCCCGCCTTACGCAGTGGACTTCATCGAAGGCGACAGGCCGACCGGAACCATAAGCCCTTTGCTCAAGGCAAAGGCAAGGCTGAAGGACACTTTTCTGGTGGCATACGGCGACACCATAACCTCAATCAACCTCAACGACATGCTTTCGTTCCACCGAAAGAACAAGGCGATCGCAACCGTTGCCCTCACAACAGTGAGCAACCCGAAAAAGTACGGGGTTGCGACGCTTGAAGGAAACAACATAGTCGACTTCGTGCAGAAGCCGACAAAAAACGTGCAAAGCTATCTCGTCAACGCAGGCTACTTCATTTTCGAGCCGGAAATCTTCAAATACGTTTCAAGGAACATGGAGAACATCGAGCGGGATTTGTTTCCCAAGCTTGCGGAAAAACGGCTGCTGTTCGGCTACCCTTTCCAGGGCGTCTACCTGAACGTGAACTCGCGCGAGGACTTAAGGAAAGCGGAAATACTGCTTTGA
- a CDS encoding UTP--glucose-1-phosphate uridylyltransferase, whose translation MPVKKAVILAAGLGSRLLPATKAVSKPLLPVVDKPGIQYLVEELAEAGIKDICVVVNKGEAQVQQHFAKNPRLNKLLESAGKHDCVKDFERIESLARLVFVEQPKPSGPGDAVLLAKHFVGGDAFVLLYSDDVVLSRVSATRQLIRAFEKCNASVVAVSKVPREEVVHFGVVKTSSPERLSRVEKIVEKPKLSDAPSDLAVVGRYLLTPEVIGILEKTPLAGKELFVTDALESLASAKKLFALELDGKWLTTGKKLDYVKTVVEFALLREDIGPEFRAYLKKLLE comes from the coding sequence ATGCCTGTGAAAAAAGCCGTCATTCTCGCAGCCGGCCTGGGTTCGAGGCTTTTGCCCGCCACAAAGGCTGTTTCAAAGCCCCTTCTCCCGGTTGTCGACAAGCCGGGCATACAATACCTTGTCGAGGAACTCGCGGAAGCCGGAATCAAAGACATCTGCGTTGTCGTCAACAAGGGCGAAGCGCAGGTGCAGCAGCATTTCGCGAAGAATCCGCGCCTCAACAAACTGCTTGAAAGCGCGGGCAAGCATGACTGCGTGAAGGATTTTGAGCGCATTGAATCGCTCGCTCGCCTCGTTTTCGTGGAACAGCCCAAACCTTCCGGTCCCGGGGACGCGGTCCTGCTTGCAAAACATTTTGTCGGCGGAGACGCGTTTGTCCTGCTTTATTCAGACGACGTTGTCCTCTCAAGGGTTTCCGCGACAAGACAGCTCATTCGCGCGTTTGAAAAGTGCAACGCGAGCGTCGTGGCCGTTTCAAAAGTGCCGCGTGAAGAAGTGGTGCATTTCGGCGTCGTGAAAACATCTTCCCCGGAAAGGCTGTCACGCGTCGAAAAAATCGTTGAAAAGCCCAAGCTGTCGGACGCGCCCTCCGACCTCGCGGTTGTGGGCAGGTATCTGCTCACGCCGGAAGTGATCGGCATACTTGAAAAAACGCCTCTTGCGGGAAAAGAGCTTTTCGTGACCGACGCCCTTGAGTCGCTTGCCTCCGCCAAAAAGCTTTTTGCTTTGGAGCTTGACGGCAAATGGCTGACCACCGGAAAAAAACTCGATTATGTCAAGACAGTCGTCGAGTTCGCCCTATTGCGCGAGGACATCGGGCCGGAGTTCAGGGCTTACCTTAAAAAATTGCTTGAATGA
- a CDS encoding glycosyltransferase, with translation MKVCLFGSYDRDYARNASAIAAIKTFSETVECNAREKKFPFSAVRLFFAGMKCDFDIMWVCYPGHLDMLAAKAVCMLKRKPLAFDLFISKFDAETEYGLIEGGAQQSKRLIEKHGMKQFSRKSFHARLLHSIDALACRLADRVFLDTAQHAQFIAKEFSVPEKKLSWFFVGANESAFKPAAKRRSVRGKKFRVLFYGNVTPMHGFPHIVEAARILEGDKDIEFEFVGANLFFREERDRKGRPANAKFSEAVPLQELARKISEADACLGIFGETPKARRVIPNKVFEAMAMAKPLITMRSDAVSGVLADAKNALLVDKGNAGQIADAVRRLKNDPALAEKIAGNARRTFEEKFSSEKIGAKIKRGLEAVVKK, from the coding sequence ATGAAAGTATGCCTCTTCGGAAGCTATGACAGGGACTATGCGAGAAACGCATCCGCAATCGCCGCCATCAAAACCTTTTCGGAAACCGTTGAATGCAATGCGCGGGAAAAAAAATTCCCTTTCAGCGCAGTAAGGCTTTTTTTTGCGGGAATGAAATGCGACTTCGACATAATGTGGGTGTGCTATCCGGGGCATCTTGACATGCTTGCGGCGAAGGCGGTGTGCATGCTGAAAAGGAAGCCGCTGGCATTCGACCTGTTCATTTCAAAATTCGACGCGGAAACCGAATACGGCTTAATCGAAGGCGGTGCGCAGCAGTCTAAACGCCTCATCGAAAAGCACGGCATGAAGCAGTTTTCCCGCAAATCATTCCACGCAAGGCTCCTGCACTCCATCGATGCCCTTGCCTGCAGGCTTGCCGACAGGGTTTTTCTCGACACTGCACAGCACGCGCAGTTCATCGCAAAAGAATTTTCGGTTCCGGAAAAAAAGCTTTCATGGTTTTTCGTCGGCGCAAATGAATCTGCGTTCAAGCCGGCGGCAAAGCGCAGAAGCGTGCGGGGCAAAAAATTCAGGGTCTTGTTTTACGGCAACGTCACTCCGATGCACGGCTTTCCGCATATAGTCGAGGCGGCGAGGATTCTTGAAGGCGACAAGGACATTGAATTCGAATTCGTGGGCGCAAACCTGTTCTTCAGGGAGGAACGGGACAGGAAGGGGCGGCCCGCAAACGCAAAGTTCTCGGAAGCGGTGCCATTGCAGGAATTAGCGCGAAAAATTTCGGAAGCCGATGCTTGTTTGGGCATTTTCGGTGAAACCCCGAAAGCCCGGCGCGTCATACCCAACAAGGTTTTCGAGGCAATGGCAATGGCAAAGCCGCTCATAACGATGCGTTCCGACGCGGTTTCCGGCGTGCTGGCGGATGCAAAAAACGCATTGCTTGTCGACAAAGGAAATGCTGGGCAGATTGCGGATGCCGTGAGAAGGCTGAAAAACGATCCCGCGCTCGCGGAAAAAATTGCCGGGAACGCGCGCAGGACGTTTGAGGAAAAATTCTCAAGCGAAAAAATAGGCGCAAAAATAAAACGCGGACTCGAAGCAGTGGTGAAAAAATAA
- a CDS encoding class I SAM-dependent methyltransferase → MRAEKKANGSGVVFLGFTKKQLERHYAEKYPEKRRGFADLAIFNIVFSEMDRKLLDVGCGFGEMMSALKAFNFDVKGITATDYEAKACREKGLDVISGDAGEKLPFKSAEFESVTMLDSIEHMKNYANALRECCRVLRKGGKVLVYTPNREVYRKHDDGHLAEHEKEFSAQELKAELEKAGFSNVRFLSKKFFYPKYFLLKPLDFALPKAGLPYLLALAEKA, encoded by the coding sequence TTGCGGGCAGAAAAAAAGGCAAACGGCAGCGGCGTGGTCTTCCTGGGTTTCACAAAAAAACAGCTTGAAAGGCATTACGCGGAAAAGTACCCGGAAAAGCGGCGGGGCTTCGCCGACCTGGCAATATTCAACATCGTTTTTTCGGAGATGGACAGGAAACTGCTCGATGTTGGCTGCGGCTTCGGCGAAATGATGTCCGCACTGAAGGCATTCAACTTCGACGTGAAAGGCATAACCGCAACGGACTACGAGGCGAAGGCGTGCAGGGAAAAGGGCCTTGACGTCATAAGCGGCGACGCCGGCGAAAAGCTTCCATTCAAAAGCGCGGAATTCGAATCAGTGACAATGCTTGACTCGATCGAGCACATGAAAAATTATGCAAACGCGCTCAGGGAATGCTGCAGGGTACTGCGCAAAGGCGGGAAGGTCCTTGTGTACACGCCCAACCGGGAAGTTTACCGCAAGCACGATGACGGCCATCTTGCGGAGCATGAAAAGGAATTTTCCGCGCAAGAGCTGAAGGCGGAGCTTGAAAAAGCCGGGTTTTCAAACGTGCGCTTTTTGTCAAAAAAATTCTTTTACCCCAAATACTTTTTGCTCAAGCCATTGGACTTTGCCCTGCCCAAGGCAGGCCTGCCGTACCTGCTTGCATTGGCCGAAAAAGCGTAA
- a CDS encoding dTDP-4-dehydrorhamnose 3,5-epimerase family protein: MIEGVAVKQLKRISDYRGFLMEIMRPDWPEFKKFGQVYMTACNPGVAKGWHYHKKQTDSFCVVKGVARIVLYDMRKNSKTFGKINEFIVSAEEPRLIQIPAFVCHGFCAEGKEEAFIVNVPSETYNYKEPDEHRFPFDSPEIPYKWNVAKGG; the protein is encoded by the coding sequence ATGATTGAAGGCGTTGCCGTGAAGCAGTTGAAGCGGATTTCCGATTACCGCGGCTTCCTCATGGAAATCATGCGCCCCGACTGGCCTGAGTTCAAGAAGTTCGGGCAGGTTTACATGACCGCGTGCAATCCGGGCGTTGCAAAGGGCTGGCATTACCACAAGAAGCAGACGGACAGCTTCTGCGTTGTGAAAGGCGTTGCGAGGATTGTCCTTTACGACATGCGCAAGAACTCGAAGACTTTCGGCAAAATAAACGAGTTCATTGTATCGGCCGAGGAGCCCAGGCTCATCCAGATTCCCGCTTTCGTCTGCCACGGCTTCTGCGCTGAAGGAAAAGAAGAGGCGTTCATTGTCAATGTGCCGAGCGAAACCTACAACTACAAGGAGCCGGACGAGCACAGGTTTCCATTTGATTCGCCCGAAATACCATATAAATGGAACGTTGCAAAGGGCGGCTGA